The Bosea beijingensis genome contains the following window.
CGGTATTGCCGGCCGTGCCCTCGACGATGATGCCGCCGGGTTTCAACTGCCCCTTCGCCTCGGCGTCGCGGATGATCGCGAGCGCGGCGCGGTCCTTCACCGATTGGCCGGGGTTCATGAACTCGGCCTTGCCGAGGATGGTGCAGCCGGTCTCCGCCGAGGCACGCTGGAGCTTGATGAGCGGGGTGTTGCCGATGGCTTCGATGACGCCATCCTTCATGTCGATCTTCGCGCGGATAGTCATGGCCGGATTTCCCAATTCGTCCCTGACCTGATAGGCGAAAGCGTCTCAGCGGTCATCAGTGAGCGGGCCTTTCGCCCCGAGTTCGGAACAATGCCAGTCGCCAAGCCGCAAGCTGGAGAAATTTCTTCTCCGAAGCTCGCCATGAATGAAATCTTGGCCGTCGATCGCCTTGGCCAGAAGGGCGACGGCATCGTGCAGGCCGCCTCCGGCAGCATCTTCATTCCCTATGCTCTGCCGGGCGAAACCGTGCGCGCCGTGGTCGATCGCGAGCGCGGCCAGCTCGTCGAGATCATCGCACCCTCCGAATCCCGCATCGCCGCGATCTGCCCGCTTTTCACCCGCTGCGGCGGCTGCGCGGCCCAGCATATGGCGCCCGGCCTCTATCGCGAATGGAAACGCCAGCAGGTCGTGACCGCGCTGAGCCGTGCCGGCATCGAGGCCCCGGTCGGCGACCTCGTCGATGCCCATGGCGCCGGCCGCCGCCGCGTCACTTTCCATGCCCGCCGGCAGGGCGAGGCGATGATCGTCGGCTTCATGGCGGCGCGCAGCCATGACCTGATTTCCGTCGAGACCTGTCCGGTGTTGGCCCCGGGGCTCGATCGCGCGCCCGCCGTCGCGCTGATGCTGGCGAACCGCATGGGCGGCGCCAACAAGCCGCTCGACATCCAGGTCACCGCCTCGGAAGCCGGGCTCGATGTCGATATCCGCGGCCATGGCCCGCTCGGTGACAAGCTGAGGCTCGCCCTGACTCAGCTCGCCGAGCGGCTCGACCTCGCCCGGCTCTCCAACCATGGCGAGATCGTCGTCGAGCGCCGCCCACCCTTGCAGCGCATGGGCAGGGCGCTGGTCGCGCCGGCTGCAGGCGGCTTCCTGCAGGCGACGGCTGTGGGCGAGGAGGTGCTGGCCGGGCTCGTCATGGCGGCGCTGCCCAAGGGCAAGCGCGCGGCCGATCTCTTCGCCGGCTGCGGTCCCTTCAGCTTCCGCATCGCCGAGAAGATGCAGGTGCTCGCCATCGAGAGCGACAAGGCGGCGATGCTGGCGCTGGCCAAGGGCACCGGCGCGACGCAGGGCCTGAAGCCGATCGCGACCGAGACGCGCGACCTGTTCCGCCGCCCACTGCTGGAGCACGAGCTCAAAGGCTTCGACGTGATCGTGCTCGATCCGCCGCGGGCCGGCGCGGAGGCGCAGATCAAGCGGCTGGCGGCATCGAAGGTCAGAGACGTGATCTACGTCTCCTGCGATGCGGCAAGCTTCGCGCGCGACGCCGCGACCCTCGTTGCGGGCGGCTATGCGCTGGAGGCCGTGACGCCGGTCGATCAGTTCCGCTATTCCGCTCATGTCGAGCTCGTCGGCGTGTTCCGGCGGGGCAGGAAGGGTTGAAGCATTTTCGAGCGAAGTGGATACCGGTTCGCGTGAAGAAAATGCGGTAGGGCAGGGCTTCAGGATGAGCGCAATTCTCGATCGCATGGCCGGCATCGTCGGCGCGAAGAACATCATCGCCGATGCCGACGCGATGGTGCCCTATCTCAAGGAATGGCGCGATCTCTTCCGCGGCAAGGCGCAAGGCATCGTCCGCCCCGGCTCGACCGCCGAGGTCGCCGAGCTGGTGAAGCTGGCGGCCGAGACCGGCACGGTGCTGGTGCCGCAGGGCGGCAATACCGGCCTCGTCGGCGGCCAGATCCCGATCTCCGAAGGTAAGGAAGTCATCCTCTCGCTGCAGCGCCTCGACAAGATCCGTGCTGTCGACACCGATGGCGACACGATGATCGTCGAGGCCGGCGTCACCCTGAAGCGCGCGCAGGATGCTGCGGAGGCGGCCGGCCGGCTGTTCCCGCTCTCGCTCGCGTCCGAAGGTTCCTGCACCATCGGCGGCAATCTCTCGACCAATGCCGGCGGCACTGCCGTGCTGGCCTATGGCAATGCCCGCGAGCTCTGCATGGGGCTGGAGGTCGTGCTGCCGGACGGCCGCATCTGGAACGGGCTCCGCCAGCTCCGCAAGGACAATACCGGCTACGACCTGAAGAACCTCTTCATCGGCGCCGAAGGCACGCTCGGCATCATCACCGCGGCGGTGCTGAAGCTCTTCCCCGCGCCGGCCGCCCGCGCCACCGCCTTCCTCGCCGTGCCCGATCCGGCGGCGGCGCTCGAACTGCTGAACGCTGCCAAGGCCGGTGCAGGCGGCACGCTCACCACCTTCGAGCTGATGCCGCGCATCGGGATGGATTTCGTCCTGCGCCATGCGTCCGGTACGCGCGACCCGCTCTCCGAGCCGTCGCCCTGGTATGTGCTGATGGAGGTCTCGGCCCAGCAGGCCACGGGGCTCGACGAGCATGTCGAGACCTTCCTCGGCGAAGCCTTGGAGAAGGGCATCGTCACCGATGCGGCGCTGGCGGGCTCGCTGACACAGCGCGCCGATTTCTGGAAGCTGCGTGAGATGCTCTCGGAGGTACAGACCTATGAGGGCGGCTCGATCAAGCACGACGTTTCCGTGCCGATCCACGCGACGCCCGAGTTCCTCGCACGCGCCATCGCGGCGGTGGAGGCGATGGTGCCGGGCTGCCGGCCGGTGCCCTTCGGCCATCTCGGCGACGGCAACATCCATTTCAACGTCAGCCAGCCGGTCGGCGCCGACAAGGCCGGCTTCCTCGCGCGCTGGAGCGATATGAACGAGGCGGTCCACGCCATCGTCGCCGAATTGCACGGCTCGATCTCGGC
Protein-coding sequences here:
- a CDS encoding class I SAM-dependent RNA methyltransferase, which encodes MNEILAVDRLGQKGDGIVQAASGSIFIPYALPGETVRAVVDRERGQLVEIIAPSESRIAAICPLFTRCGGCAAQHMAPGLYREWKRQQVVTALSRAGIEAPVGDLVDAHGAGRRRVTFHARRQGEAMIVGFMAARSHDLISVETCPVLAPGLDRAPAVALMLANRMGGANKPLDIQVTASEAGLDVDIRGHGPLGDKLRLALTQLAERLDLARLSNHGEIVVERRPPLQRMGRALVAPAAGGFLQATAVGEEVLAGLVMAALPKGKRAADLFAGCGPFSFRIAEKMQVLAIESDKAAMLALAKGTGATQGLKPIATETRDLFRRPLLEHELKGFDVIVLDPPRAGAEAQIKRLAASKVRDVIYVSCDAASFARDAATLVAGGYALEAVTPVDQFRYSAHVELVGVFRRGRKG
- a CDS encoding FAD-binding oxidoreductase encodes the protein MSAILDRMAGIVGAKNIIADADAMVPYLKEWRDLFRGKAQGIVRPGSTAEVAELVKLAAETGTVLVPQGGNTGLVGGQIPISEGKEVILSLQRLDKIRAVDTDGDTMIVEAGVTLKRAQDAAEAAGRLFPLSLASEGSCTIGGNLSTNAGGTAVLAYGNARELCMGLEVVLPDGRIWNGLRQLRKDNTGYDLKNLFIGAEGTLGIITAAVLKLFPAPAARATAFLAVPDPAAALELLNAAKAGAGGTLTTFELMPRIGMDFVLRHASGTRDPLSEPSPWYVLMEVSAQQATGLDEHVETFLGEALEKGIVTDAALAGSLTQRADFWKLREMLSEVQTYEGGSIKHDVSVPIHATPEFLARAIAAVEAMVPGCRPVPFGHLGDGNIHFNVSQPVGADKAGFLARWSDMNEAVHAIVAELHGSISAEHGIGRLKRDLLPGVKDPVELDLMRTIKQTLDPKGILNPGAVLATE